One Pseudomonas sp. MM213 genomic window, GCAGGACGGCATTATCCAACAGAGGCCGGACCGAACCTAGCAGAGAATCCTCAGGCCGGAATCGACTGCGTGCGCGCCGCCGCTTCAGTGAACTCCTTGAGCCAGCGCAACACATCGACCGCCTCCCAGCGACCCGGATCGTAAAGTGCGTACAACAAGCCCTGATAGCCCACGACGTCCAGCTGCCGGTGATAACCCGCGCGCTGGAACAGTGCTTCGATTTCAGCGAAACAGGTATTGAAATGCAGCTTGTTGAACGGTGTTTTTCCTTCCGTGACCAGGCCATCCAGACGCAACTCGTGGACGGCCTCACGCACTACGTCCACCGACATCCGGTTCACGCTGTTCTTCAACTGTTCGACATTGACCAAGATTCATCCCTCTGACTTCCGGGATCACCTGCCTGAATCCGCAATAAAGAGAACACGACAGGTGACCGGAATAACTGTATGCACATACAGTAACCGAATAACCTGCATTTCGCCAATGACCGAAACGAGAACAGCGACAGATGGGAATCGAGAAAAATGTCGAGGTCAGCGCAGGAACGCCACGACCTGGTCGGCACTGAATGGCCAACCCAGCTCAGCGCCGGTATCGACTCGCCGTAACACCGGAATTCGCAGGCTGTAGGCTTCGAACCATGATTCATCGTCAGCGATATCCACCAGCTCGACCAGCAGACCGTGCTCGACAAATTCCATCACTATGGCTTCGGCCACTTCGCAGAGATGGCACCCAAGGGTGCCGAAAAGCTGACATTCAGGAGGCATGAGCACAGAACCCGGTAAAGTGAGCGTTTATTCTAGGCCCGCTATAAGAAGCAGTCGAGCCAATGACTCAGGCGCCTTGGCAACGACGCATTTCCAAAGTTTTCGGCAACTCCCTGACTCAAATCACTCAAGCGCAATGTCACTTGCGCGATGCTCGCGGCTT contains:
- a CDS encoding glutaredoxin family protein, producing MPPECQLFGTLGCHLCEVAEAIVMEFVEHGLLVELVDIADDESWFEAYSLRIPVLRRVDTGAELGWPFSADQVVAFLR